The following nucleotide sequence is from Alkalihalobacillus sp. LMS39.
ACCTTACAAATCTTGATTTACAATCTTCAATTATGGATATGGAGCATTATATAAAAAATTCCATTTATATAAATGAAAGAAGAATATTGTCGAAATATGAAAAAAGGTATATACTAAAGACCTAGATTAAGAAAGTGATAAGAAAAGCACGTTGGATGTAGTCATTATAGTTTAAGTTTTCTAATTCAAAGTTTTAGATTAACAGAAAATACATGTATTATCTAGTTCTATAGTTGTGTTATATTGTAGAGAAATCAGTTGAACAGAAAAATTTTGTGGTAGTATAGAATTAGAGTAACTAAAAGAGACGTAATATTCGGAAAAAACAAAATATTATCAGGAGTGATTTTTTTATGAAAGCAAACCATATAAATGCGATATGTAGAGCAACGAAAACAATTCTTCAATCACATTTTGGTGTTGATGTCCAACAACAAAAGCCAACCGTGAACATTGGCTCGGTATCATCAAATCAAGTTTCAGTACTACTAGGAGTAAAGGGCCAGTTAAGTGGGCAGATTATTTGTTCATTCTCCAAAGATACAGCTCAAAAATTAGTCGGAATTATGATGGGTGGCATGGAAATTACGACTTTAGATGAAATGGGTTGGAGTGCTGTTCAAGAATTTGGAAATTGGGTGGCAGGCACAACCGCGACTGAACTATCGAAAGAAGAGTGCATTATTGATGTAACACCTCCTATCGTGAATGATGGAGAATCCCAATTCCGTTCAAAACAAACTTTTATCTCGATTCCTCATCAAAGTCCGATTGGTGAAATTGATATTCATATTTCTGTTGTAGAATCTGTAGTTGCATAACAAAAAGCCTATTAGAAAATAGAGGTTCGTTCTCCTCTTCTTTTCTAATAGGTTTTTTTATTTAGGATGAGGGAATAAAAAGATAAGAGTATATCGTTTTGCTCGTCCAAAAAAACAAGTATGATGATAGGGAGAGTTAAAAAGTAAGGAGAGAAAAAGGTACGATGACAAATAAAATAGACGTTTCTAAATTTGAAAAGAAAATAGAAATTCGAAATATTTTACCGAAAGATTTTCAAGCGATAATTGATTTGCAAAAAATATGTTTTCCGAATATGGAACCATGGAAAGTGGAGCATTTAGAAAGTCATTTATCGATGTTTCCAGAAGGACAGCTTTGTGTTGAATATGATGGCAAGATTATAGGCTCTTGTTCTAGTCTTATTGTTAACTTTGATGAATATGATGACCAGCATACGTATGATGACATTACGGACGATGGCTATATAACGAATCATGATCCTGAAGGTTTTAATTTATATGGTATAGAAGTGATGGTGCATCCAGACTATCGAAGAATGAAAATTGGTCGGCGCTTATATGAAGCAAGAAAGGATTTAGCGAGAAGATTAAATTTAAAAAGTATCATAATCGGTGGACGTATTCCTAATTATTATAAATACGCCACACAATATACCCCGAGAGAATATGTGGAACAAGTGAGTATCCATAATATTTACGACCCTGTTCTTACTTTTCAAATTATAAATGGATTTACATTAAAACGAATTAACAAAAATTATTTAGAAGATGATCAAGCTTCGATGAGATATGCGACTTTAATGGAATGGAACAATATTGATTACAAGGCAACGTCGCGTAGACAATTCAAAACTTCTTTTCCGGTTCGAATTACATCGATTCAATATATGATGAAAAAAATTAATTCATTTGAAGATTTTGCAGTACAGTGTGAATATTACACTGATGTCGCTGCAAGCTATGGTTCAGATTTTGCTGTGTTTCCTGAAATTTTTACAACACAGTTACTTTCGTTTTTACCAGAAAAAAGTCCGAGTCGTGCCATTCGCCGCTTAACGGAATTCACAGAACAATATATTCAAGTGTTTACTGATTTAGCGGTTAAGTACAATATTAATATTATTGGCGGCTCCCATTTTGTGGAGGAAAATAATAAAATTTACAACATCGCCTACCTATTTCGTCGAGATGGAACAATTGAAAAACAGTATAAACTTCATATTACACCAAATGAACGGAAATATTGGGGGATTAGCCAAGGTGATGAAGTGAAAGTGTTTGATACAGATTGTGGCAAGATTTCCATTCAAATTTGTTATGATGTGGAGTTTCCTGAGTTAGCAAGGATTGCAACGGAAAAGGGAGCCAATATTATTTTTACGCCGTTCTGTACAGATGAAAGACAAGGCTATTTACGTGTTAGGTACTGTG
It contains:
- a CDS encoding chemotaxis protein CheX, giving the protein MKANHINAICRATKTILQSHFGVDVQQQKPTVNIGSVSSNQVSVLLGVKGQLSGQIICSFSKDTAQKLVGIMMGGMEITTLDEMGWSAVQEFGNWVAGTTATELSKEECIIDVTPPIVNDGESQFRSKQTFISIPHQSPIGEIDIHISVVESVVA
- a CDS encoding bifunctional GNAT family N-acetyltransferase/carbon-nitrogen hydrolase family protein, with product MTNKIDVSKFEKKIEIRNILPKDFQAIIDLQKICFPNMEPWKVEHLESHLSMFPEGQLCVEYDGKIIGSCSSLIVNFDEYDDQHTYDDITDDGYITNHDPEGFNLYGIEVMVHPDYRRMKIGRRLYEARKDLARRLNLKSIIIGGRIPNYYKYATQYTPREYVEQVSIHNIYDPVLTFQIINGFTLKRINKNYLEDDQASMRYATLMEWNNIDYKATSRRQFKTSFPVRITSIQYMMKKINSFEDFAVQCEYYTDVAASYGSDFAVFPEIFTTQLLSFLPEKSPSRAIRRLTEFTEQYIQVFTDLAVKYNINIIGGSHFVEENNKIYNIAYLFRRDGTIEKQYKLHITPNERKYWGISQGDEVKVFDTDCGKISIQICYDVEFPELARIATEKGANIIFTPFCTDERQGYLRVRYCAQARAIENQVYTVISGTVGNLPDVENMDIQYAQSGIFTPSDFSFPRDGIAGECNPNIDTVVVADVDLEILRRHRKSGTVNQLRDRRNDIYRIQYELDK